From a region of the Chitinophaga caseinilytica genome:
- a CDS encoding outer membrane beta-barrel protein produces the protein MRFTPKTGMGAIAACLCWLGCMFTQQEAYAQQPPSNKDSETGAISGKVQQTGNKEPIPFATVALLNEDDSTVINGVAADEKGTFVLKPVPYGSYLVKVATMGFTPYFAKVRLSNERPQWDLGTVILETGARALKEVEVVGQKKMFTMNKDSIIFTPDENFLPGGTGMELLEYVPGVTIDANNNITMEGKDQVRFYVDNKPIAHTGMDANSYLNNLPSFMIERIEVLKQPPDAVDAEQALVEGRTNIRYINIITRKVQFRGYSAAVTAGVDSRRNLNAKMRFNMNMAPFQITYFNNAQYNADSSYLQRTYFPKTPGGDSSFLSQKNFRTSYNFNHNLNTRYERKFTDKEFLRGAVTLGWTGDGSNGQNNSINSNKDHKPTMLKDQDSENRRGGYRAVTDWNYFKEYEEKDKRLEAGFNFTKAGTSGRGYNDYLYPLTDDTSLQRNTQHNGSYSMRTNIHFRQPLGKGKFYDLSASANISANDNENIAKRKNVNDKELLDAPRLSSDYTSFNQNYAVNATTGKNNPKLGYSVTGRLVYNGSQSRETFAGNEFNNETYEIRTSAGINYSPWKDHRANLRFNPGVQFFNQMALLDSLRSSVPFKYTNFAPGVNFSYDYKQQQLSFNYSRNMDRPSPEQLNPFVNTTDSFNIRTGNPNLRPSFTKDYRAEYSLQVKSHSLKVGLEKQDADDIISRYTRVEHINDTTIINTSTFVNLASRRDNNAYITLNSHFFKATNNNKGALQLNINGGLRYYDTKTDGGEDGQGAVSEKFAHVSGWTSHLNVWTSYRIRVFSVSANFRYNGPRYYAQGKQEARFGSGLKGQVNLFQRKLNLAFSVENIFGSSVRNFYELTKDYEQYSNNRRNVRYLSLNLTYNIRKFNKLGKKGPKEFELGTEEEDSGPPRRR, from the coding sequence ATGAGATTCACGCCTAAAACCGGTATGGGCGCCATTGCGGCGTGCCTGTGCTGGCTCGGATGCATGTTCACCCAACAGGAAGCCTACGCACAGCAGCCCCCGTCAAACAAAGATTCGGAAACCGGTGCCATCAGCGGTAAAGTGCAGCAAACGGGCAATAAGGAACCGATCCCTTTCGCCACCGTAGCCCTGTTGAACGAAGACGATTCCACCGTCATCAACGGCGTTGCCGCAGATGAAAAGGGGACGTTCGTCCTCAAGCCCGTACCCTACGGAAGCTACCTCGTGAAAGTGGCCACCATGGGCTTTACGCCTTACTTTGCCAAAGTCAGGCTCAGCAACGAGCGCCCGCAGTGGGACCTCGGCACCGTGATCCTCGAAACCGGCGCGCGCGCCCTTAAGGAAGTGGAAGTGGTTGGACAAAAGAAAATGTTCACCATGAACAAGGATTCCATCATCTTCACGCCCGACGAAAACTTCCTCCCCGGCGGCACCGGCATGGAATTGCTCGAATACGTGCCCGGCGTCACCATCGACGCCAATAACAATATCACCATGGAAGGGAAAGACCAGGTGCGGTTTTATGTCGATAACAAACCCATCGCCCACACCGGCATGGACGCCAACAGTTATCTCAACAACCTGCCCTCTTTCATGATCGAACGGATCGAAGTGCTGAAACAGCCGCCAGACGCCGTGGATGCCGAACAGGCGCTCGTGGAAGGCCGCACCAACATCCGGTACATCAACATCATCACCCGGAAAGTACAGTTCCGCGGGTATTCCGCCGCAGTAACGGCCGGGGTCGACAGCCGGCGCAACCTCAACGCCAAGATGCGTTTCAACATGAACATGGCGCCCTTCCAGATCACCTATTTCAACAACGCACAATACAACGCGGACTCCAGCTACCTGCAACGTACCTATTTCCCGAAAACGCCCGGGGGCGACAGTTCCTTCCTTTCCCAAAAGAACTTCCGCACCTCGTACAACTTCAACCACAACCTCAACACCCGGTACGAACGCAAATTCACTGACAAGGAATTCCTCCGCGGCGCGGTAACCCTCGGCTGGACAGGCGACGGGTCTAACGGACAAAACAATTCCATCAACAGCAATAAAGACCACAAACCCACCATGCTCAAAGACCAGGACAGCGAAAACCGCCGTGGCGGCTATCGCGCGGTGACGGACTGGAATTATTTCAAAGAGTATGAAGAGAAAGACAAACGCCTGGAAGCCGGGTTCAACTTCACCAAGGCCGGCACCAGCGGCAGGGGCTACAACGACTACCTGTACCCGCTCACAGACGACACTTCGCTGCAGCGCAACACCCAGCACAACGGCAGCTACAGCATGCGGACGAACATCCACTTCCGGCAGCCCCTGGGCAAAGGGAAGTTCTACGACCTCAGCGCTTCGGCCAATATCAGCGCAAACGATAACGAGAACATCGCGAAGCGGAAGAACGTGAACGACAAAGAGCTCCTCGACGCACCGCGCCTCAGTTCCGATTACACGTCTTTCAACCAGAACTACGCCGTTAACGCCACTACCGGGAAAAACAATCCCAAACTGGGTTACAGCGTTACCGGAAGGCTGGTGTACAACGGCTCCCAATCCCGCGAAACCTTCGCCGGCAACGAGTTCAACAACGAAACCTACGAAATCCGCACTTCCGCGGGCATTAATTACAGTCCCTGGAAAGACCATCGCGCCAACCTGCGCTTCAACCCGGGCGTGCAGTTCTTCAACCAGATGGCGCTGCTGGATTCGTTGCGGAGCAGCGTTCCGTTCAAGTACACCAACTTCGCGCCGGGCGTGAATTTCAGTTACGATTACAAGCAACAGCAGCTTTCGTTCAACTATTCGAGGAACATGGACCGCCCGTCGCCCGAGCAACTGAACCCGTTCGTGAATACGACAGACAGTTTCAACATCCGCACGGGCAATCCCAACCTGCGCCCTTCGTTCACGAAAGATTACCGCGCCGAGTACAGCCTCCAGGTGAAATCGCACTCCCTGAAAGTGGGCCTGGAAAAGCAGGACGCAGACGATATCATTTCGCGCTACACCCGCGTGGAGCATATCAACGATACCACGATCATCAACACGAGCACTTTCGTGAACCTGGCGTCGCGCCGCGACAACAACGCGTACATCACCCTGAATTCCCATTTCTTCAAAGCCACCAATAACAACAAGGGCGCGCTGCAACTGAATATCAACGGCGGCTTGCGGTACTACGATACCAAGACCGACGGCGGTGAAGACGGGCAGGGCGCAGTGAGCGAGAAATTCGCGCATGTTTCCGGGTGGACGAGCCACCTCAACGTCTGGACCAGCTATCGCATCCGCGTGTTTTCCGTATCGGCGAACTTCCGGTACAACGGCCCCCGTTACTACGCCCAGGGCAAGCAGGAAGCGCGTTTCGGCAGCGGGCTGAAAGGACAGGTGAACCTCTTCCAGCGGAAGCTGAACCTGGCTTTCTCCGTGGAAAACATCTTCGGATCGAGCGTCCGGAATTTCTACGAGCTGACGAAAGACTACGAACAATATTCCAACAACCGCCGCAACGTGCGGTACCTCAGCCTGAACCTGACGTACAATATCCGCAAGTTCAACAAGCTGGGTAAAAAAGGACCGAAAGAATTCGAGCTGGGAACGGAAGAAGAAGACAGCGGGCCGCCACGCCGCCGATAA
- a CDS encoding DUF4350 domain-containing protein, with product MSKRIIIIVLAAAVVVLFLLLLLGIRHMASPVFDAAQDPRYQRQEIHYGNKNTRPYGGKVAFSLLDGYFNGRAPRRVTRPFSYTYRNSDNLKGNNAVYIAVATQLFLTDKDVEDMSAFVSAGNQLFLVVEGTDSLLQKTFGFRTTEPLYESEPSSAVQRFVNPAFSPDTVFSGKGIPMNSHLVLAESDTSIITILGNNARHQPNFFRVQHGEGQLFVLLNPMSWTNSWLLENNNVQALTWQMAYLRMHADHVYWDEFYKYQLMPRTSDNFSDMQVMLKHPPLKWALWLALLLVALYIFSESKRRQRIIPDRPVLRNNSIDFAETLGRLYYLHHNNANLAQKMVQHLLEYIRQHYFLNTAQIDAGFITGLARKSGFPREYVEGMMQMVMEVRTGAHVDDEYLHNLYNSIYQFYQNPK from the coding sequence GTGAGTAAACGCATTATCATCATTGTTCTTGCCGCCGCCGTGGTTGTGCTGTTCCTGCTGTTGCTGCTGGGCATCCGGCATATGGCTTCGCCCGTGTTCGATGCCGCGCAGGACCCGCGATACCAGCGCCAGGAGATACATTACGGTAACAAGAACACCCGGCCCTACGGCGGGAAAGTGGCTTTTTCGCTGCTGGACGGATATTTTAACGGCCGCGCCCCCCGCCGGGTAACACGCCCCTTCTCCTACACCTATCGCAATTCCGATAACCTGAAAGGCAACAACGCCGTGTACATCGCGGTGGCCACCCAGCTTTTCCTCACGGATAAGGATGTGGAAGATATGTCGGCCTTCGTATCGGCCGGCAACCAGTTGTTCCTGGTAGTAGAAGGCACCGACTCCCTCCTCCAGAAAACCTTCGGTTTCAGGACGACCGAACCGTTATATGAATCCGAGCCCTCCTCCGCCGTGCAACGCTTCGTCAACCCGGCCTTTTCGCCAGACACGGTATTCTCCGGGAAAGGGATCCCCATGAACAGCCACCTGGTACTGGCCGAAAGCGATACGTCTATCATTACCATCCTCGGCAACAACGCCCGGCATCAGCCCAACTTCTTCCGCGTGCAACACGGCGAAGGCCAGCTTTTCGTGTTGCTCAACCCCATGAGCTGGACCAACTCCTGGCTCCTGGAAAACAACAACGTGCAGGCGCTCACCTGGCAAATGGCGTATCTGCGGATGCATGCAGACCATGTATATTGGGACGAATTCTATAAATACCAGCTCATGCCCCGCACGTCAGACAACTTCTCCGACATGCAGGTGATGCTGAAACATCCGCCGCTGAAATGGGCGCTCTGGCTCGCATTGCTCCTGGTGGCCCTGTACATTTTCAGCGAAAGCAAGCGCCGCCAGCGCATCATCCCCGACAGGCCCGTGCTCCGCAACAATTCCATCGATTTTGCGGAAACCCTCGGCCGGCTGTACTACCTTCATCACAACAACGCAAACCTGGCCCAGAAAATGGTCCAGCACCTGCTCGAATACATCCGCCAGCATTATTTCCTCAACACCGCGCAGATCGACGCCGGATTCATCACCGGCCTCGCCCGCAAGTCGGGATTCCCGCGGGAATATGTGGAAGGAATGATGCAGATGGTAATGGAAGTGCGGACAGGAGCGCATGTAGACGACGAGTATCTGCATAATTTGTATAACAGCATCTATCAATTCTATCAAAATCCGAAATAA
- a CDS encoding OmpA family protein, with protein sequence MIAALLLPAATRAQNLLANPSFEIINICTEYRAPCAPVAWESVSPASKLLFNYHTYRNKAGHQYIVLLAGDTREERNYAQTRLLCPLRKGQRYRLSGIVGATGKLQPELDFYLSKDYVFREQGRALTDLKPTVTFRKEQVVKELEKNFYRMEMEFEAADDYTHLLMGRMELLPSRRLEGPESVFIDWLELVPVDGSPLCPEASAVEDSLGRRFHRHTLPGQAISSINPVVPLIRPGCVDIDIPGPEIFTATGRERYPRSAARVDSMILRYEPHGGRRVFITGVHFDFATKKFDKQTSAQQAETVRQVLVKDFGFSSDDIKLIVLDSAIPRFDFNSPTGRARNNYVAIEFCVADPSAQPPPPPVIETVKIAPPPDTLVIPDILFKFDRHELNPALFRTLDSLVAKIPRSPGVTLQLVGHTDNAGADDYNLLLSQRRAASLADYLRGKGLGDFILAVSGEGEHRPAFPNDTPEGRRRNRRVEIIIYRQ encoded by the coding sequence ATGATTGCCGCCCTGCTGCTGCCTGCAGCAACCAGGGCCCAGAACCTGTTGGCCAACCCCAGTTTCGAAATCATCAATATCTGTACGGAATACCGCGCCCCCTGCGCCCCGGTAGCCTGGGAAAGCGTTTCGCCCGCCAGTAAGCTCTTATTCAACTATCATACTTACCGTAACAAAGCGGGTCATCAATACATTGTGTTATTGGCCGGCGATACGCGGGAAGAACGGAACTATGCCCAAACGCGCTTGCTGTGCCCGCTCCGGAAAGGCCAGCGCTATCGCCTGTCCGGCATCGTGGGCGCCACGGGAAAGCTCCAGCCGGAACTGGATTTTTATCTGTCGAAAGATTACGTTTTCCGCGAACAGGGCCGCGCGCTCACCGATCTGAAGCCCACCGTTACTTTCCGGAAAGAACAGGTGGTGAAGGAGCTGGAGAAAAATTTCTACAGGATGGAGATGGAATTCGAGGCTGCGGACGATTATACGCATCTGCTCATGGGCCGGATGGAACTGCTGCCTTCCCGGCGGCTCGAAGGGCCTGAATCCGTTTTCATCGATTGGCTGGAACTGGTTCCGGTGGATGGGAGCCCCCTGTGCCCGGAAGCCTCCGCGGTAGAAGATTCCCTGGGCCGGCGGTTCCACCGCCACACGCTCCCCGGCCAGGCCATCTCATCCATAAACCCCGTGGTCCCCCTCATCAGGCCCGGCTGCGTAGACATCGACATCCCCGGGCCGGAGATCTTCACCGCCACCGGGCGGGAACGCTATCCCCGGTCGGCCGCCCGCGTTGATTCCATGATCCTGCGGTACGAGCCCCACGGGGGCCGGCGTGTGTTCATCACCGGGGTGCATTTCGACTTCGCTACCAAAAAATTCGATAAACAAACATCCGCGCAGCAGGCGGAAACCGTTCGCCAGGTGCTCGTGAAAGATTTCGGGTTCAGTAGCGACGATATCAAGCTCATCGTCCTCGACTCGGCCATCCCCCGGTTCGATTTCAACTCGCCCACCGGCCGCGCGCGGAACAATTACGTGGCGATCGAGTTTTGTGTGGCCGATCCTTCCGCCCAACCCCCGCCGCCACCGGTCATCGAAACGGTGAAGATCGCCCCGCCGCCGGATACGCTTGTCATCCCCGACATTCTTTTCAAATTCGACCGCCACGAGCTGAACCCCGCGCTCTTCCGCACCCTGGATTCCCTGGTGGCCAAAATCCCCCGGAGCCCGGGCGTCACGCTGCAACTGGTGGGCCATACAGACAACGCAGGGGCCGACGATTACAACCTGCTCCTTTCCCAACGGCGGGCAGCATCGCTGGCGGATTACCTGCGCGGGAAAGGCCTGGGCGATTTCATCCTCGCCGTCAGCGGCGAAGGCGAGCACCGGCCCGCATTCCCCAACGATACGCCGGAAGGGCGGCGGCGCAACCGGCGGGTAGAGATCATCATTTACAGGCAATAA
- a CDS encoding SDR family NAD(P)-dependent oxidoreductase — MMEQFFSGKVALVTGAGSGIGEATALLYARHGAKVIVSDINGEHGNAVVEKIRNAGGDAQFVACDVSQPDQCEKLVNETLQHYGRLDYACNNAGIGGESAAVADMSVEGFDRVIAINLSSVFYCMKYQLPAMLKNGGGAIVNMASILAQVGFAHAAGYVAAKHGVVGLTQNAAAEYSVQGVRVNAVGPGFIDTPLLSQMDKATIDMLISKHPIGRLGKAEEVAELVIWLSSDKASFVTGSYYPVDGAYLAV; from the coding sequence ATGATGGAACAGTTTTTTTCCGGAAAAGTGGCATTGGTAACCGGCGCGGGCTCCGGCATCGGGGAGGCCACGGCACTCCTGTACGCACGGCATGGCGCAAAAGTGATCGTATCGGACATTAACGGGGAGCATGGAAATGCGGTGGTGGAAAAAATCCGCAATGCTGGTGGAGACGCACAATTCGTTGCGTGCGACGTGAGCCAGCCCGATCAATGCGAAAAACTGGTGAACGAAACGCTGCAACATTACGGCCGGCTCGATTACGCCTGCAACAACGCGGGCATCGGCGGAGAATCCGCGGCCGTGGCGGATATGAGCGTGGAAGGGTTCGACAGGGTCATCGCCATCAATCTTTCCAGCGTATTTTACTGTATGAAATACCAGCTGCCCGCGATGCTGAAAAACGGCGGCGGCGCCATCGTGAACATGGCGTCTATCCTCGCGCAGGTGGGTTTCGCGCATGCTGCGGGGTATGTGGCCGCCAAACATGGCGTGGTGGGGCTTACGCAAAATGCCGCCGCGGAATATTCCGTGCAGGGCGTTCGTGTAAACGCCGTGGGCCCGGGTTTCATCGATACGCCGCTGTTGTCGCAAATGGATAAGGCTACCATAGACATGCTCATTTCCAAACATCCCATCGGCCGGCTCGGAAAGGCGGAAGAAGTGGCGGAGCTCGTGATCTGGCTCAGTTCTGATAAAGCTTCGTTCGTGACCGGGTCGTATTACCCGGTAGACGGGGCTTACCTGGCCGTGTAA
- a CDS encoding DNA starvation/stationary phase protection protein, with protein sequence MKANIGIGENHLKAVAERLQVLLADEQVLYTKTRNYHWNVVGDNFMEMHGFYENQYNELAEIIDEVAERIRMIGHYSTGRLVDFLKLTNLLEPEYTNVQSEQIKNLLDDHETIIRGLREMITEFADKQKDLGTSDFVTGLLRQHEKMAWMLRSYITK encoded by the coding sequence ATGAAAGCAAACATCGGCATCGGAGAAAACCACCTGAAGGCAGTGGCAGAAAGATTACAGGTTTTACTGGCAGACGAGCAGGTACTTTATACGAAAACCCGCAATTACCATTGGAACGTAGTCGGCGATAACTTCATGGAAATGCACGGTTTCTACGAAAACCAGTACAACGAGCTGGCTGAAATCATCGACGAAGTGGCGGAACGCATCCGCATGATCGGCCATTACAGCACCGGCCGCCTCGTAGATTTCCTGAAACTGACCAACCTCCTGGAACCGGAATACACCAACGTTCAATCCGAACAGATCAAAAATCTGCTGGACGATCACGAGACCATCATCCGCGGCCTCCGCGAAATGATCACCGAGTTCGCCGACAAGCAGAAAGACCTCGGCACCAGCGATTTCGTGACCGGCCTGTTGCGCCAGCATGAAAAAATGGCATGGATGCTCCGTTCTTACATCACCAAGTAG
- a CDS encoding transglutaminase domain-containing protein has translation MPIDQSKYTTFQHFLLNLLSLLTVLPLAPYLNRFMPVIQVGAWHIDLFVSILIAFLFTRLLLWIFRPLIIPAFVLVAGALIVNQFTGKYTFQNVVNDYQGMVQGNWGTKDSKQLDILSFYPRKVETYVDKTVRGIREKVNYNDSLVRNFSVKHSVDYYDEYFPKYGRIVRYLSLYRYIRENFKYVNDSQRDEYFATARETIQNGMGGDCDDHSILMMSCMESIGARMRIVLIRGHAYPELYCGNKDDFETMKQAIILLFNNPPVKELYYHEMNGEYWINMDYTARNPGGRYLNNKVYALIEL, from the coding sequence ATGCCCATCGATCAGAGCAAATACACGACATTTCAGCATTTTTTGCTGAACCTGCTGAGCCTGTTGACCGTCCTGCCCCTGGCCCCCTATCTCAACCGGTTCATGCCGGTGATCCAGGTGGGCGCGTGGCACATCGACCTGTTCGTGTCCATACTGATCGCGTTCCTCTTTACCCGGCTGCTGTTGTGGATCTTCCGCCCGCTCATCATCCCCGCCTTCGTGCTGGTGGCCGGTGCCCTGATCGTTAACCAGTTTACGGGGAAATATACTTTCCAAAATGTGGTGAACGATTACCAGGGCATGGTTCAGGGGAACTGGGGCACCAAAGACAGTAAGCAGCTGGACATCCTCAGCTTCTACCCCCGGAAAGTGGAAACCTACGTCGATAAGACCGTTCGCGGCATCCGGGAGAAAGTCAATTACAACGACTCCCTCGTCCGCAACTTTTCCGTTAAACATTCCGTGGATTATTATGACGAATACTTCCCCAAGTATGGCCGTATCGTCAGATATCTTTCTCTTTACAGATATATCCGGGAGAATTTCAAGTATGTGAACGATTCCCAGCGCGACGAATACTTCGCCACGGCCAGGGAAACGATCCAGAACGGGATGGGTGGCGATTGTGATGACCACAGCATCCTCATGATGTCTTGCATGGAATCTATCGGCGCGCGGATGCGCATCGTGCTCATCCGGGGGCATGCCTATCCGGAGCTGTATTGTGGTAACAAAGACGATTTCGAAACGATGAAACAGGCAATTATCCTGCTTTTCAACAATCCGCCCGTTAAAGAGTTATATTATCATGAAATGAACGGCGAGTACTGGATCAATATGGACTATACCGCACGAAACCCCGGCGGGCGCTACCTCAACAACAAAGTGTACGCCCTCATAGAGTTGTAA
- a CDS encoding MoxR family ATPase codes for MDINTFVPRTDLADLHSAVNAIRNEIGKVIVGQHQMVDLLITGLLANGHVLVEGVPGVAKTLAAKLLAGTIDAKFSRIQFTPDLMPADVLGTSIFNPQSKEFEYKKGPVFGNIILIDEINRAPAKTQAALFEVMEERQITNDGVTHILDSPFMVVATQNPIEQEGTYRLPEAQLDRFLFKVDVKYPALQDEIAILQAANTRGGDHSAVEQVETVVTAATVIRLQQQVRGILMEEKLLQYVATLVNETRNNPGIYLGASPRASVAVMNCAKAVAVMNGRDFVTPDDVVYILPHVLRHRIILTPEREMEGISPDEVIAEILKAVEVPR; via the coding sequence ATGGACATTAACACCTTTGTGCCGCGTACCGACCTGGCCGATCTTCACAGTGCCGTGAATGCGATCCGGAACGAGATCGGGAAAGTAATTGTAGGGCAGCACCAGATGGTAGACCTGCTGATCACCGGTTTGCTGGCCAACGGGCATGTGCTCGTGGAAGGCGTTCCCGGTGTGGCCAAAACACTGGCGGCCAAACTGCTCGCCGGTACCATCGACGCGAAGTTTTCCCGTATCCAGTTCACGCCAGACCTTATGCCGGCCGATGTGTTGGGGACTTCCATCTTCAACCCGCAAAGCAAGGAATTCGAATACAAGAAAGGCCCGGTTTTCGGGAATATCATCCTGATAGACGAGATCAACCGCGCCCCGGCCAAAACGCAGGCCGCGTTGTTCGAAGTGATGGAGGAACGGCAGATCACCAACGACGGCGTTACCCACATCCTCGATTCGCCTTTTATGGTGGTGGCCACGCAAAACCCCATCGAACAGGAAGGTACTTACCGGCTGCCGGAAGCGCAGCTCGACCGTTTCCTTTTTAAAGTGGATGTGAAATATCCCGCCTTGCAAGACGAAATCGCCATCCTTCAGGCCGCCAACACCCGCGGGGGCGACCATTCCGCCGTGGAACAGGTGGAAACCGTGGTGACGGCCGCCACCGTGATCCGGCTCCAGCAGCAGGTGCGGGGCATCCTCATGGAAGAGAAACTCCTGCAATACGTAGCCACGCTGGTGAACGAAACGCGCAACAACCCGGGCATTTACCTCGGCGCGTCGCCACGCGCGTCCGTAGCCGTGATGAACTGCGCCAAAGCCGTAGCCGTGATGAACGGGCGCGATTTCGTGACGCCGGACGATGTGGTGTACATCCTTCCCCATGTGCTCCGTCACCGTATCATCCTCACGCCCGAACGCGAAATGGAAGGCATCTCGCCCGACGAAGTGATCGCAGAAATCCTCAAAGCCGTAGAAGTACCCAGATAA
- a CDS encoding DUF58 domain-containing protein has product MPITRFYQSLFFRNRLYLSLGVLVLVCITGFFIPAAFTAALIGFAVWVGLILLDLLMLYLPGKAIEAERTLAERFSNGDENPVHYTVRSKYGFPVRGEVMDELPFQFQRRDFTIPLKLEAGGETHVHFTLRPVERGEYAFGKLHVYTWSPFGLVCRRFSLDAAQTVKVYPSFIQLRNYELFSVKHKLNELGVHRRRVIGHSMEFDHIKEYIRGDDVRTLNWKATARRGNLMVNSYTEERSQLVYCVIDKGRNMKMPFGGLTLLDYAINATLVFSNVAMQKGDKSGLITFTGKQTEVLPASNKKVQLNKILDQLYAQSTDWMETDFERLGVHLRASLSQRSFLMLFTNFESLSGMQRQLPYLRQLAKYHMLLVVFFENTELKALNEKRMAETEDIYMQVIAQKFAHEKKQIVRELAQAGIMSLLTPPEHLTVNVVNKYLELKSRMVL; this is encoded by the coding sequence ATGCCCATCACCCGATTTTATCAATCGCTGTTCTTCCGCAACCGGCTGTATCTCTCGCTGGGCGTGCTGGTGCTGGTCTGCATCACGGGCTTTTTCATTCCGGCCGCGTTTACGGCCGCTTTGATCGGCTTTGCCGTGTGGGTAGGACTGATCCTGCTCGATCTGCTGATGCTGTACCTGCCGGGAAAGGCCATCGAAGCGGAAAGGACCCTGGCGGAAAGGTTCAGTAACGGCGACGAAAACCCCGTCCACTACACGGTCCGCAGCAAATACGGATTCCCCGTGCGCGGCGAGGTGATGGACGAATTGCCGTTCCAGTTCCAGCGGCGCGATTTCACCATTCCCCTGAAACTGGAAGCCGGCGGCGAAACCCACGTCCATTTCACCTTACGGCCCGTGGAAAGAGGCGAGTACGCTTTCGGGAAACTGCACGTCTACACCTGGAGCCCCTTCGGCCTGGTGTGCCGCCGCTTTTCGCTGGACGCCGCCCAGACCGTGAAAGTCTATCCATCCTTCATCCAACTGCGCAATTACGAACTGTTTTCCGTCAAACATAAACTCAACGAGCTCGGCGTGCACCGCCGCCGTGTGATCGGCCACAGCATGGAGTTCGATCATATCAAGGAATATATCCGCGGAGACGATGTGCGCACCCTCAACTGGAAAGCCACCGCCCGCAGGGGCAACCTGATGGTCAATAGTTATACGGAAGAACGCTCGCAGCTCGTGTATTGCGTGATAGACAAAGGCCGCAACATGAAAATGCCTTTCGGCGGCCTCACCCTGCTCGATTACGCCATCAACGCCACGCTCGTTTTCAGCAACGTAGCCATGCAAAAGGGCGACAAATCCGGCCTCATCACCTTCACCGGTAAACAGACGGAAGTGCTGCCCGCAAGCAACAAGAAAGTCCAGCTCAACAAAATCCTCGATCAGCTCTACGCCCAATCCACCGACTGGATGGAGACCGATTTCGAGCGGCTGGGCGTGCATCTGCGGGCTTCGCTGTCGCAACGTTCTTTCCTCATGCTGTTCACCAACTTCGAATCGCTGTCGGGCATGCAGCGGCAGTTGCCGTACCTGAGGCAGCTCGCCAAATATCATATGCTGCTGGTGGTGTTTTTCGAGAACACGGAACTGAAAGCCCTGAACGAAAAGCGGATGGCCGAAACGGAAGATATTTACATGCAGGTGATCGCCCAGAAATTCGCGCATGAGAAAAAGCAGATCGTCCGCGAACTGGCGCAGGCCGGCATTATGAGCCTCCTCACGCCGCCGGAACACCTCACAGTCAACGTTGTCAATAAATACCTGGAGCTCAAATCCAGGATGGTATTGTAA